From the genome of Nicotiana tabacum cultivar K326 chromosome 17, ASM71507v2, whole genome shotgun sequence:
ATGTTGTCGTTCCAGATTATGACATATTATGAAAGGTTCTCCACACGTGAGCGTACTCCTTTGAGAACTTCATCTTATTGATGTCGATCTTCTGTGATGCCTCTGACAATGCGGCTAATTGTTGTTGCGACTGCGTCCTAATTAGAACTAATGCATTACAAAGTCTTTTCTAAGGTTAAGACCGAACCCTtttaggttgcctacgtatccaaaacGGAATCAGGTTTGCACGTAGTTCGTGGGATGATGATAAAATACGATGAAAATGACTGAGCCTTACTCAGGCAACCtgcgtatccaaatggaatcaggtcaaaacgtagttcaattacaacaAATGCAAAATAATGAGATTAAGAATGAAAATGGTCGAGTCTGACTCAGACAACCTATGTATCCAAGTGGAATCAGGCcagaacgtagttcaattacaacaGACGACTGGATATGataaggattgcctacgtattcctttATGAGGAAATCAAGTTAGCTTAGTTCCTGAACAACATACAAAagtgatattttatttttctattacaagagaaagggaaaaaaaaccgaaccatacatgggttgcctacgtatccctctgtgggaagtcaggttgaacgtagttctCTTACATCAAAAATCTAACCCTACTTGTCTTTAGACATGGTACCTCTTGATTGCATCTGAGTTAATAGGCTTCGTGTTGACTCTTCCATCCATTTATGCCAAGATTAAAGCTCCACCCATCAGTGCTCGGTGAACCAcatacggaccttgccagtttggTGCAAACTTTCTTTCGCTTCTTCTTGGTgggtaaaatattttctttagaacCAACGCTCCGGTGTGAATTGGCGAGGCTTCACTCTTTTGTTAAATGCACTAGCCATCCTATTCTGATACAGCTGGACATGACATACTTCATCCATTCTTTTGTCATCAATGAGCATGAAATGTTCCTTCCTAACCCGTATCCACTCTGCATCATCCAAATTTGCTTCTTGAATGACTCTTAAGGATGGTATCTTGACCtctgcgggtatcactacttcagtGTCGTATACCAACATGTATGGTGTTTCCCATCGGATGTTCTCATGGTAGTCCGATAACCTAATaagcaaaaggtagcttctcgtgccattgtctgtgaTTATCCACTATCTTTCACAGaatcctcttgatattcttgttagctACCTCGACTGCCCCATTCATTTacggtctgtaggctgtggaattgtGATGGATGATTTTGAACTTCTCGTAGATTTATCTCATGAGGTCTCTGTTGAGGCTAGCGGCATTGTAAGTGAGGATAGACTCCGGTATCCCGAATCTGCAGACGATGCTTTGTAAGTAGATGCGTctacccatttggtgaaatagtcgatagcTACCAAAATGAAACGATGTTTGCTTAATGCTGCAGGCTCTATGGGTTGAATCACGTCCATGCCCCAGATGGAGAACGACCAGGGTGAACCCATTACATTTAACTCATTTGGCGGAACTCGGATGAAATCTACGTGAATCTGGCACTAGTGACACTCCTACACGTAGTGGATATTGTcgctttccatagtcatccaaaagtatccagctctcaaaatcttcttggctaatgtgaacccgttcatgtggggtctgCACGTCCCTGCATGTATTTCTTCTAACAGTCTGGTTTCTTCAACGGCATCTACACATCTCAGCAAAGTGGTTTACGATCGGGTTCTTGAGGAAAACGTGGTTTACCAAACTCCTAAGGGCTCGCTTTTGATCATTAGTAGCATTATTCGGGTATTCTATGGTTGCAAGGAATCTCTTGATGTTGTGATACCATGGTTTACCATCGGGTTCTTCATCTACATGGAAGCAATAGGCATGGTGATCCCTGATCTCTACCTAGATAGGGTCAATGTAGTTTTTgtctggatgctgaatcatagatgataAGGTTGCAAGGGCGTCAGCGAACTCGTCCTGAATCTTGGGACATGCTTTAACTTAATATATGTGAACTTCTTGCACAACTCCTTCACGTAATGCAGGTATGGAAGTATCTTGACTTTCTTGGTGGACTATTCTCCTTGGACTTGGTGTATCAACAAATCGGAATCTCCTATGACCAAAAGTTCTTTTATGTTCATGTCGACTGTCATTCTGATTCCAAGGATGCGcgcctcgtattcagccatattattagtACAAGAGAATCTTATCTTTGTCGATGTTGGGTAGTGCTGTCCAGATTCCGAAATCAGGACTGCCCCAATTCCGGCTCCTTTGacatttgctgctccatcgaaaaacattctccacccAGGGTATGATTCTGCAATATCCTCCTCGACAAATAGTACTTCTTCATTGGGGAAATAAGTGGTAAGCAGTTCGTAATATCCATCCACTGGATTCACGGCAAGTTGGTCGGCTAAAGCTTGTCCTTTGATAGCCTTATGagttatgtacacaatgtcaaattcgctGATGAGAATTTGCCATTTAGTTAGCTTTCCGGTAGGCATTGGCTTCTGAAAAAGTACTTGAGCGGGTCGAGCCGAGATATCAGATGTGTAGTGTATGCTGGCATGCAATGCCTTAGCTTTTGAGCaatccaagtcagagcacaacaagtgcgttctattAGGGTATACTTGGCGTCGcatggtgtgaacttcttgcttaaaTAATATATGGCATGCTCTTTTCTCCCAGTTTTGTCATGCTGCCCCAACACGCAGCCGAAGACATTTTCCAAGACTGACAAATAGAGCAACAATGGTTTCCCTGGTTCTGGGGGAACCATCACTGGCGGGTTTGAAAGATAATATTTAATcctgtcgaaggctttctggcacTCATTCATCCATTTAGTGGCAACATCATTCTTTAGCAGCTTGAATAGGGGTTCACAGATTACCGTGGACTGGGCTATGAAATGACTAATGTAATTCAATATTCGCAAGAAACTTATGACATATTTCTTGCTCTTTGGTGGCggtaattcctggatggccttgatttttgatggatccagttctttCCCCTTCTTGCTTACAATAATATCCAATAGTTTCCTAGTGGGTACTCCGAACACACAGTTTGTtgggttcaacttcaaactgtACCTTTGCAGGCGTTTGAAAATTTCCCCCAAGTTGTCCAAGTGCTATGAACTCTTTTGAGACTTTATGATGATGTCATCCATATACACTTCAATCTCTATGAATAATATCATGAAAGAGggtcgtcatggccctcatgtaggtggcaacGACGTTCTTGAGACCGAATGGCATAACTCTATAACAATAGACCCCCCAAGGCGTGATGAAAGTTGTCTTCTTTGCGTCTTCCTCGTGCATTAAGATTTGATGGTATCCGgcgaaacaatccacaaatgactgCAGTTCATGGTTTGCACAATTGTCAATgaggatgtggatatttggcTGGGGAAAATTGTCATTTGGACTAGCTTTGTCGAGATCCAAGTAGTCCACACATATTCTGATATTTCCGTCCTTCTTGGGCGCTGGGAAGATATTTTCCAACCAGCTTGGATAGTTGGTGACCCTTACTACATTTGCTTATATCTGTTTGGTTATTTCTTCCTTTATCCTCAAACCTTATATCAGGTTTGAGCTTTCTGGGCTTCTACTTGACTGGTGGTCTGGTAGGGTCAGTGGGAATTCGATGCGAGACAATGCCGGTGCTTAATCATGGCATGCCATCATAAGACCATGAGAACACGTAGATGTACTATCGGAGGAGATCAACAATTTTTTCCTTTTGCTCCGCTTCTAGGTTAATGCTGATTCTGGTTTCCTTTCTTCGCTTCCAAGATTGACCACTTCAGTTTCTTCCAGGTTTGGATTTTTTTGACTCTCCAGTTGTTCGACCCCCTGCGGGAGATTGTCTGGCATCTTACTCCTATCATATTCCTCATAATCCGGGTCATTGCGCTCAACAGTTTTGTTACATGTCAGAATCGTGGAGCGCGGTTTTTTATCGGTTTGATCACTGAAAAGAAAAGCTAAGtataaataaagcagtaaaacaaAGTTGCGATATTTAGGAAaatgattctttttatttcatcaaaaggggAACGTCTTAAGCGTTGACAAGAGTCAAATGACAAAAAGCTACAGATACGGTACATGTCTTAATTGACTGtgctcttttcaaaagaaaactatTACAGTTTCATACTACCAAGACTTCCAGCGAACCAAAAATGGACTGGCGGTCTAATTCTGCAGCTCTTCCCCTGGTTTGGCATCCCTGATAGTCGATGTCTTGTTGTCAGTTCCTTCACAACATTCTTCAATCATATTGACGAACATCTTTCCCATCCCGTCGATGATATCATCTTCGGGTACTGAACTATGTCCAGGACATGCAACATGCTCCGGCACAAAACCCTTTTTCCCGGAGCTAACAGTGCGAGTTTTCCCTTTAGGAGGCTGATATCTTATGCCAGCCCTTCCTTTCTGCCCATTATGTTCAATTGGCTCAATGATTCCATCTGACTTGCTCCCAACCCTGTTCCTGGCCTGTatccatatttcatcatctcCCTCATAGCCATCTTAGATCTATACATCGACTGCATTCCCAAATTTTGTTTAGTTTTTTCCATATCAGTAGTCTGCATGATTTTTACAACGTGGAAGGCCGCTCCGTCCAGTCCTTCAATGAATGGGGACAACATACTCCAAATAGGCGGAGTGACCCCACTCGCCGTGAACCACGATCTCTTGGCATCCCCACTCGAATGTTATACATTGGTGCAAAGTAGATGGCATGACCCCTACCATATGTATCCAAGGCTTGCCCAGTACTAAGTTGTAGGAAGAGGAGATGTCCATCACTTGGAACAATACCGAAAAATTGACAAGTCCGATTTTCAAAGCTAGATACATTTCTCCAATAACATCCTTTTGTGAATCATCAAAGGCTCTCACCCTTACGTGGCTATCCTTGACTTCCCTCAAATGAATTTCTAACTCCTGCAGGGTGGTGAGTGGACAAATGTTGACTCCTGATCAGCCGTCGACCAACACTCGAGACATTATTTTGTCCTCGCATTTGACAGTGATGTGAAGAGCATTGTTGTGACTTGCGCCTTAGACATGAAGTTCGTCTCTTTTAAAAGTGATCATGTTTGCTTTGAAcattttcccaattgtcgcgGCTAACGACTCGCTAGTGGTGTTACTTGGTACACTTACCTCACTTAGTAATTTCAACAGGGCATCCTTATGACTGTCAGATCTCATTAATAGATCCATGATAGATATTTATGCTGGGGTTTTCTTGAGTTGCTCTTCCACAGAATACTCTTTGATTGACATTCTTTTCCAAAACTCAGTGGCTTCTGGGTCTATTATGTTCCTCCTTGGAATTTGTTCCCTCGCCGGATTTTCTTGATTGACATCTTCAGGGGTGTAGCATCTCCCAGACCTAGCCATACCATGGGCTACGATAGAGTCTGTCTTTTTGGCCTTTCCTTTTTGCCGGTACGTCCATGGGACAGTTTTGTACTCCCGATCTTTTTCGTCTTGAGTAGCATCGGTAGGTTGTTGCGGATAAGTATGAACCGTCATTATAGGCTTTAGCTGTACTGTAATGATCAGAGCCTTTTGAGGGGGAATCATCGCAGCTTCTGCATTTCCTATAGTGACAATTGTTCCCTTCAGGTCATACTATTCGTCTAATTTGATCATGTTAACTCCCTGGTTTCGATGATTTGACAGTGGATTGTGATTCACATTAGGTGGTGTCAGAGAGCACTGAATGGTTCTGCTCTTGATCAgggtttcaatttcatttttcaacCCAGAACAATCTTCAGTATCATGTCCAGGTACATTGGAATAGTACACGCATCTCTTAGTGGCATCAAAATATTTTGAGGTATGTTCAGGAACCCTTCCCTCGATTGGGTGTATCAATCCTGATCTTCTCCACCTTTTAAATAATTGGGCTAGAGGCTCAGCAATCGGGGTATAAGTTCTAGGACCCCTTTCTTCAAAGTTGGGACAAGGGCATGGTGCATAAACAGGTCTGTTATGATGAGTAGGGGTTTGGACAGAAGCATATAGTCGTTGTGGGTTTTGGTTGTTATTGGCTCGGGGATGGTTGTATTATGGTTGAGGGTGGTAATATAGCTGGGCATTATAGACTGGAGCGTAAGTGGATGGTGGTGAGTGATTATTTGGGGAAAAAGAGGTACTTCCGTGAGGTGGGTTGGTAGTAAGGGACGACTGCGAAgacctcctctttcttcttctttctgctACCGATTGACCCTGACTAGATGGCCTTGCTGGCCACTTGTAGTGCTTTCATGGATTGTACTTTACCAGATTTTATGCCCTCTTCTAAGAAATCTCCCATATTGACCAGCTCGGGGAATTTTTGGCCCATCATTCCCATTATCTTTTCAAAGTATATTCCCTCATGGGCTTTGATGAAATACTTGGTTAGTTCACTTTCATCCAACGGAGGTTGCGCCCTGGCAGCCTCCGACCTCCACCATCGTGCACACTCTTGGAATGAATTTGATGATTTTTTATGCAGGTTCACCAGTGCGAACCGATTAGGAGTGATCTCTGTATTGAATCGAAAATAATTCatgaagtcctccaccatatcttGTCAAGTTCTCTAATTTTGCGGATCCTGTCGCGTATATCAGGTGAGTGCTTCTCCCGTTTAACTTCTTATAAACAACTTAATCATTAGCTTCTCGTTCCCTCCCACTCCGACTAACTTGTCACAATATTCCCTCAAAATGTGCATGAGGATCCCCCGTCCCATCAAAGATATTAAACTTTGGGGGTTTGTACGCTGCTGGCATATCCACATCTCGATGAATACACAAGTCCTCATAGTCCAAACTTTTGCTTCCCTAGGAAACTTGGAGACTTTTCATTTGCCTTCTCAACATTTTCAACTACTCAGATACTGACGCTTATTCCTTACGCCAGGCTTTTCTCTCCATCTCGGCGTATTGGTCAATCTCATAATGCACCCTCACCATAACAAGTGTTGTAAAGGTAGGTTCAGAAATGGCATATACATGGTGAACGTACCGCTCATGGGTGGCGGTATGTGCCACGAGTATATTTTGGTTACTGGTGAAAGTGACTCCGTCATGAGGAGGGGTAGTTACATTAGTGGTAATAGGTGGGTTTTGTGATGTGTGGTAAGTAAGGAGTGTGAATAGGGGGATTTGGTGGGTTAGCGGGGGTTACTGGAGGTATGACTTGAGTGGTGGGAGTTGAAGTTGGGGTGTTGTTGTTTTGGCATGATGTAGAAGGAAAGTGATCTGGAAGTAAATCCAAAGAAGGGAATCTAGGTGGCTGAGGAAGTGTTGTCACGTACAGGTGCGCCAATTCTCTTATATGTTGTACCTCCTCCCTTAAGGATTCTATTTCCTAAGCTATCCTAGCCACGTGTTCATCATTCCTAGTGCTGTAGTTTTCCCCCGATCACTTCGGGCTGTCAACTATGACCAGAGCATATTCAATTGGGTTTTCTACAGCTGACATCTTTCCCTTTGACCTTAGATTGTATGGTGGTTCTGCCAGTTttggtcgacacaaaccaactttcttttctttttagggataattaataaagcaaaagaaaaaacaagaagaaaaaaaaaagataaggaaCAGGAGTCAGTTTCTTCATTTATGCGAGCAGGAGATTAAACAGAGCATATAATTTGTGCATTACAACTAGCACGTTCTTAGAATTCGCGGAGACCTCTcattgccggaggtaggcctaaTTCGCGGATATTTGACAGACATTTAGATCCAAAGCAATTTattttcattgataatttggactgatACAGGTGGGAACAAAGATTGCATCATTGTTTCATAGAACTGCATGGGCTTGGACAACTCGCCCTtttggaaagtaaaagaaaaaactaGGGATAAAGGTccaaaatgggaaaaaggggaaATCAACCAACTCTAATAATCATCCCCTGAATCGTTTTATGTGTCCTTCTCTTCTTCTGGCTCCTCTTCCGGATCATCATATGGGTCTTCTTCAAACTCCTCCTCATCATCGTTGAATTCAGACTCCTACTCTAGATCTTCTTCTGGCTCTGTACTTGAATCTACATGACTACACTCCACTACCTGATCATTATCTTCAGCAGGTGGCAAAATGTGGTCAATGTATCATGGGACCACCTAACGATGCATTGAAGTGGTCACCAGGTAATGCAGTAGGATCTCATGGTAAATCTGCAAAGCAACCACCGCGTCCTCTAACCAGGCTATACCCCCCTCTGCTTGGCCGGGctagttcttcttcttcgttaATCCAGACATAATACTCAGGAGTACACCATGAGTTTTGACCCATAGGCATTGTTATCAGGTCATTCCACTCTTTTTGCAGTCTTCTTATCATAGGAATTAGGATATGGCCATTGTACTCATCATGTTATAGCGTTGTGCTTGTCCACAGAGGCAAAATTAGATCATCCTAAATTGCTTCAGGACCCGCAGAGGTGAGTATGGTTGAATGCCTTCTAGTCCGATCAACTCAATGAAGTATTTCTGAGGAGTCCTCAAGATTGCCCTTCTACCTAACCAAGAGGGTTTCCAGTTGATCCATTCTCCTGTCAGATTGGTCAATGTTTCCCTCCATTCTTTTTGCCCATCTGGGGAGATCTAGTGCCTCATTCTTTCATTGTGGTTGCGGATCATATTGTTGACACCCATACAGTAGTCGATAGTGGCCTCTCGCTGGAAGAAGTGTTCAATAGCCCAGATCTAAAGCAACAAGTTACAACCATTAAAGAAATCATACCCTTGTGCAGATGCGGACAAAGCTCTCAGCATCTCACCTAACACCACCATCACCAAAGTAGCTTAAAGATTGCCAAGAAGGTTTCCAGGACCACTAGTAACAGGTTGATGTTGATACGGCCCTTTCGATGCGGGAAGACCAATAATCCCAACAGTGCCATTGCAAAAGTGATAGGCCTGAGACTCTCCCACGTCGCCTAGTCACATTGAAACTCCCCTGAATACCATTCATAGCGTTCGCGGTGCCTAAATATGTTGAACATCTGGTCGAGGATCTCCCATCCGTCCTCGATACTTTTGAGGCTTCTACTGTTGGTAAAACCTAAGGCATCCAAGAACCGGTAACCGGGAATAATAACTGGCAATACTAGATTTCTTCCGTTGAATGACAGCCCTGTGAAACTTGTGACTTCTTCCAATGTCGGTGCCATCTCACAGTCGGTAAATTTGAACACCACCTTAGTCGGATCCCAAAATGCTATCAACATGCGAGTGAGCACCCTATATTCTCGTATGTTCATCAATGTAGTTAATGCTCGTAGGTGCGTCCGAGCCTCATCTCCGTGTATTCTTCCACCATCGTTTCAACTTATGTGGTGCTCCCATTACCATGTTAATTTTagggatgttttggttgatttccgTTTTCTGAGGTGGGTAAAAGAAAGATATTTAGGTAAGTGATTACTTTGAATCCTTAAGTATCTTGTCATGTTTGTTTGTCTTTCCACATAAATTATGTCGTTGGGTGCATGACCCGTTGACATCAGGGTGGCTTTCCTAATTGTGTATCGGTACCAAGGACCGACTCACCTAAGATTTATGTAGTATGACCTATTTTACTATagtagagtgtttcctacttTTGAATTGGACTGAAAGTTGCGAtaagttatgtcagttgacctgacaaagccattctatgaaactagagagttttgaaaaCAAGGTTCAGtggggtgtaaaagacaacccacgcatgccattgtgtgtgatagtgtacggTCAAGACTCGATTGGAAGAAATGTGATGACAGTGTATAAAGCAGTAACAAACAAGGGTGTAGCAACAATAAGAATGATGATCATAAAAAGCAAATAATTATAAAGAGAGAAAAAAGCATGtaagcatgtaattgcaatttcaACTATAATCAAAGCAAGGCATAAATAAATCTAGAGGCTAAATTAGTCGAAGTTTGCTAAGGTCAAAACGTAAGTgtgatatccccagcagagtcgccatgttgttgcaccctattttacaCTAGTCAAGAcaggattcaacttgtggtttctctgttgtttATGAaagagagttgccacctaatatttaaaattatactagggtacctatttaattgctAAGTTATGTTCATTATAGGTCTACGAACTAGTGAAATTATGGGTAAGGGtttttgttcttctaaggggaaggtgttaggcaccccttaaagcCTACATGAGTTAGCTCCATAGGACCTAGACTATTTTTAAGGGACCAGTTATTTACACTATGCTTGATTATTACTAAGCCAGAGCACACTATATACTAAAGGGAATGTATATGTGTAAGACTTAAGAAGGGTGTGGGATTCTAAAAGAGTTATTGAAGTTTAAGAGAGTTTTGAAAGTGATCTATATTTTAAAGCTTGTAATTATAAGTCAAGAAAGTGATTATCTTTGAAGAATAAATGCTTGtataaatttagaaaatatacACAAGAACAACGATTCCAAATGTACCtcaatttttcttaaaattttgaagaaggtgagtctttgaaaattcatttgggTTATCGTTTATTACCGCCTTTCATGAAAATCTGGTTTCATTCCTTGTTAGTGAAAATCAATGATTCTTTCCTAATTTTCTTTGAAAACGGGTTGTCGTTCTGATTAAGGACCCGAGCTTCAAATTCTTTAAGAAATTGAATGTGCAAGATGAACAAGTTATAATTATCAGGAGGTGAAGATTAATTACTAGATATTTCCTTTTAAGTCCTATATTAGTTAAGgaactcagcaggcccaaatGTATACATGCCCAAAAGAATAGAACAAGGTCATTAGAAATATTCTCACATTCTCAACATATACAAATACACATGACAATTATATAGACAAATAATTGaagcaagaaaataattaatacTATGGGAAATTATATTAATGTGGTGGTTCTACTTAGCACATAATACACATTGAAAACCTTTCATTGTCATTAAACATTAAACCCCCAAAGAAATAaatgtgtcaatgaattaagggctaaggTGAAAATTCCGCTCAGGGTCGACGCTCCCTTTGGATCCCCCTACACTTTaaagttcccaagggactcaaggcccaAGGCAATACTTGTGTCGGGGAgggcagcccaacctagagtcgaactccactcccaaatacccttaaACACTAACAACATGTTTTCTTTACGGGTTTAAATGCCAATGAGGCCCTTTCAATGTAAACTAAATGGTATAACACAACCTACCACAAAATATATGCTTTCCCTCCTAACACAAGAACATATAGTATATACTGGATTACCAAACAAACATATATCACATGAATTCTATAGGTCTGATTCTGAAATTCATACAGGTGAGCATCATAAGCATATTACAAAGGCCTAAATTTAGGGCATAATAATATTCCAAGAAAGGAAAAGTTGTAGAACAACAACTCAGCATATACAGAGGTTTCTTATTTGTGGAAAAACCTAGTGTCAGCTGATTGGTTTTACTTTGCAGCACATCTATAGGTTGATACTTCTATCTTAACACTTTTAAAGAGAGTCGGCAATGAAAATTCAGGCAACACAGTCATGACTTAATCATTTACAGAGATTGTCAAAGACATCTAGGACATGATCAAGCCTTTAAGTAGGTATGCAAGTTTACAGACTGTAACATGGAATCCCTAAGGTTTTCTACAGAATCATGCTCCTAATAATGTTAGCTTAAAATAAACCATTAAGTTTAGATAGTATCATCAAGGATGTTTATGGGACTTGGGGGTTTAGATTTGGTTTTAAAGTTATCAGGAGAGCAAGGAATAGGGCAGTTTTGGACAAGATATAAAATCAAGAACTAAGTAAAAACCTGCAATATTCAGTTAACTACTTATCTGATACATCTCGCATTtctgtacgttaaagtttcatcttcagttaatcgacgtagactcggggatgagattatcttgaggttaacgcatttatgctatttataacaagcaataagtaagtgccatgaaggataaatgatacacgaattaaagaaaatgaatttcgttgaaggttgtcaatttgggatgaAACAttgtccgagctataatacccgatacttttggactagtaccatacaaggtaccatatgaccgtgatagtatgatgtataaagtatattaaaaataagtagaattttaagtaatttaagataattcttaattatacaggtaattggttaattaccgggtagcgaGATATtacttaattagttaattaattattagatAAGATCAaaatccccaccccaccccctaCGTGGCAGCAAGCCCCTAACTCAAACAAATGACTCTTAATCATTGTTGATTAGGTGGCAACTTAGTATGATAGTTAAAAGACATTCCATTTCTAAAGTCTTGAATACAAGAACACTACAACAAACGTTAGCAATTCCTAAGCTTTCAACAAAACTTTCTTGCAACAATTTCTATAAGCTTTCAACATCAGGCGATAACAATTCCAACAAGAATTATTAACACCTTAGCAACGTGAAATTTTACGGTTCTAAAGGAATACGatgcaacctttttcaagaatattatacggatgtttccctactccaggtatgttaaggctatcccttctttctttttggcatgatccaaataatacaaaggaAACGAGaaaaatacacaactttcataaatgattctattcatagaaatactaggggtgtctatatttttgatttCCCTATGTGaactattattatatcttttgttcatgggtctcagcaaaatacgtatttgataaagttagccgaaaggtatattgatttttatggcattccgagaaaagcttattaacgtatttcttatgcatttcatgtatttatacatatacattgacccatgaccagatggtgttatatacgcgtatatatgtatattgtatggatatgggatatgggaaaatattacggtgttatatacgcaccaccacctgatcagctcgtatacgtttatgattttgcccacagtggcctagatgatatgatgggatgccctcagaggcctgatgatgttatgtacacctatacttatgcatgacacgacattcatacgcacgtgcatgacattataaatgtttcaagaTTTGCAAAGTTACTTGGATTTACATGCGGAATTCATTATTCCATGTTTGATCTATAtattttatgtactgattttcatgccttacatactcagtacattattcgtactgatgccctatttcctggggcctacgtttcatgcccgcagatgCAGGTAGGCAAGTTGAAAAAGTGATAGGCCTGAGACTCTCCCATGTCGCCTGGTCACA
Proteins encoded in this window:
- the LOC142171831 gene encoding uncharacterized protein LOC142171831; translation: MRRQVYPNRTHLLCSDLDCSKAKALHASIHYTSDISARPAQVLFQKPMPTGKLTKWQILISEFDIVYITHKAIKGQALADQLAVNPVDGYYELLTTYFPNEEVLFVEEDIAESYPGWRMFFDGAANVKGAGIGAVLISESGQHYPTSTKIRFSCTNNMAEYEARILGIRMTVDMNIKELLVIGDSDLLIHQVQGE